A genomic window from Vicinamibacterales bacterium includes:
- a CDS encoding mannosyltransferase family protein — translation MPPTTRAPAAGTWRRRLALGLEILIVVYAAALLLFLAGVEDLGFATISRGEKPLLILLIAIPLRVTLGGSSWLLERGRGMLRDPAALRAATIDRVPPAVLDPLFALAVIRVGSIFVGFVANVVFPPWRLRAIEMPFRQSKFFEIFAAWDSGWYFDIARRGYYWNADGQSSIAFFPLYPMLIRAGAWPFGGSDHALWISAISISAIAYFLALVALHRLTERWSGDREVARRTVLYLSIFPFALFFTRVYAESIFLLTSVMAVSRAWDGRWWRAGAWGALATLARPNGILIAVPLVLLALRDRPGVPALARRSVPLALLPAALGGFCLFAYSLSGDPLAWLHAQSQWGYTLGHPPWQLLLSLLGRILKHGAYDYFFLSPMAPFRLFHGVAALLFLALTPAVFKRLGPAMGAYVLVSLLVPLSGNALEGVGRYAAVLFPVFMMLGGLHSQRLHEALLIVAALLRSLFVILFVTLRPIY, via the coding sequence ATGCCGCCCACGACGCGCGCCCCCGCCGCCGGCACCTGGCGGAGGCGTCTCGCGCTCGGCCTCGAAATCCTCATCGTCGTCTACGCCGCGGCGCTGCTCCTCTTTCTGGCGGGTGTCGAGGACCTCGGCTTCGCGACGATCAGCCGCGGCGAGAAGCCGCTGCTGATCCTGCTGATCGCGATTCCCTTGCGAGTCACGCTGGGGGGATCGTCCTGGCTGCTGGAGCGCGGCCGCGGGATGCTCCGCGACCCTGCCGCGCTGCGCGCCGCCACCATCGATCGGGTGCCGCCGGCCGTCCTCGACCCGCTGTTCGCGCTGGCCGTCATCCGCGTCGGATCGATCTTCGTCGGTTTCGTCGCCAACGTGGTGTTCCCCCCGTGGCGGCTGCGCGCCATCGAGATGCCCTTCCGCCAGTCGAAGTTCTTCGAGATCTTCGCCGCGTGGGACTCGGGCTGGTACTTCGACATCGCGAGGCGCGGCTACTACTGGAACGCCGACGGGCAGAGCAGCATCGCCTTCTTCCCGCTGTATCCGATGCTGATCCGCGCCGGCGCGTGGCCCTTCGGGGGGAGCGACCATGCGCTGTGGATCAGCGCGATCAGCATCTCGGCGATCGCCTACTTCCTCGCCCTCGTGGCGCTGCACCGCCTCACCGAGCGCTGGTCCGGCGATCGCGAGGTCGCCCGGCGCACCGTTCTCTACCTCTCCATCTTTCCCTTTGCGCTGTTCTTCACGCGCGTCTACGCCGAGTCGATCTTTCTGCTGACGAGCGTCATGGCGGTGAGCCGGGCGTGGGACGGCCGCTGGTGGCGCGCCGGCGCGTGGGGCGCGCTGGCGACGCTCGCCCGGCCGAACGGCATTCTGATCGCCGTCCCGCTGGTCCTGCTCGCGCTGCGCGATCGTCCGGGCGTGCCGGCGCTGGCGCGCCGATCCGTTCCCCTCGCGCTCCTGCCCGCCGCGCTCGGCGGATTCTGCCTGTTCGCGTACTCGCTCTCCGGCGATCCGCTCGCCTGGCTCCACGCGCAGTCGCAGTGGGGATACACGCTCGGGCATCCGCCGTGGCAGCTGCTGCTGTCGCTGCTCGGACGCATCCTCAAGCACGGCGCCTACGATTACTTCTTCCTGTCGCCGATGGCGCCGTTCCGGCTGTTCCACGGCGTCGCCGCGCTGCTCTTCCTGGCGCTCACGCCGGCGGTGTTCAAGCGGCTGGGGCCGGCGATGGGCGCGTACGTGCTCGTGAGCCTGCTCGTGCCGCTCAGCGGCAATGCGCTCGAGGGAGTCGGACGCTATGCGGCGGTGCTCTTTCCGGTGTTCATGATGCTCGGCGGACTGCACTCGCAGCGGCTGCACGAGGCGCTGTTGATCGTCGCGGCGCTGCTGCGCTCGCTGTTCGTGATTCTATTCGTGACCCTTCGACCGATCTATTGA
- a CDS encoding glycoside hydrolase family 36 protein gives MPSVNDATRSRARSTIGLLAALVIAAVSSHDRVSTEETWTIGNSRIQATLRLSADGLLVSGIVNPQTGATLTVGETATSGATVNGTTAALGASAAGWILEGVDHQASDTASRLVFTFRSTRAPVIAERTFACYEPSPTIEAWTTYRATGSSSVTIGNMKIWEITVPATLVHYSHGLRGDAAGAPVEDAFSLRTQRVDSVSPLTLIERNRSTEQYLPMIAADLREEEFFGGLAWSGSWQIQAQAVGAGVTRFSATLPNVTVAVDGGRPLETPHGFFGFTPGDRSDVGTALRGFVMQGVRGGRPFQPLVTSNTWFAYGTEIDEDSMREEMANAAANGVELFVVDAGWYAGAGRGSDFDAGLGTWRVDPVKFPEGLRPLSDYAHDLGLRFGIWVEPERVDQSTVGRPGLAQQSWLATNNGNPGSSRNPQICLASAAAREWVFERVSELIDQSNADYLKWDNNSWVNCTRSGHGHAASDGNFWHVKGLYEVLAALRDRYPNLLIENCSQGGNRADFGLLRYSDVGWMDDRTGPSVHVRHNLHGLTTFFPPAYLLSFAISHAGEPLSGAPDLGLYLRSRMPGILGLTYRAAELSEGDQFDMAREIGIYKSIRDIQREASAILLSAQAEPEGGPAWDVLEELSASTGEAVLFAFQQDRAIPAVAVQPRGLTAEAIYTISRANGLVLGSARGGDLMRDGITIEESAESAGHVLVLRPDRPPAAARSIDRSKGHE, from the coding sequence GTGCCGTCTGTCAACGATGCAACCCGATCCCGCGCGCGCTCAACCATCGGGCTGCTGGCCGCGCTCGTCATCGCGGCGGTGTCCTCCCACGATCGCGTCTCGACCGAAGAAACCTGGACCATTGGCAACAGCCGCATCCAGGCCACGCTCCGCCTGTCGGCCGACGGGCTGCTCGTCAGCGGCATCGTCAATCCTCAAACAGGCGCGACGCTGACCGTCGGCGAGACGGCGACCAGCGGCGCCACGGTGAACGGAACGACCGCCGCGCTTGGGGCAAGCGCCGCCGGCTGGATTCTCGAGGGGGTCGACCACCAGGCCAGCGACACCGCGAGCCGCCTGGTTTTCACCTTCCGCTCGACGCGGGCTCCGGTCATCGCGGAACGTACGTTCGCCTGCTACGAGCCGTCGCCGACCATCGAAGCCTGGACAACGTACCGCGCCACCGGCTCGTCGTCCGTGACCATCGGGAACATGAAGATCTGGGAGATCACGGTCCCGGCGACGCTGGTGCACTACAGCCACGGCCTGCGCGGCGACGCCGCGGGGGCGCCCGTCGAGGACGCGTTTTCGCTGAGGACGCAGCGCGTCGACTCGGTGTCGCCGCTCACGCTGATTGAACGGAATCGGTCGACGGAGCAATACCTGCCGATGATTGCCGCCGACCTCCGCGAGGAGGAGTTCTTCGGCGGGCTGGCCTGGTCCGGGTCGTGGCAGATCCAGGCGCAGGCAGTCGGTGCAGGCGTGACGCGGTTCTCGGCCACCCTGCCTAACGTCACGGTCGCGGTGGACGGCGGACGGCCCCTGGAGACGCCGCACGGCTTTTTTGGATTCACGCCGGGCGATCGCAGTGACGTCGGCACGGCGTTGCGCGGCTTCGTCATGCAGGGCGTGCGCGGCGGACGTCCGTTCCAGCCGCTGGTGACGAGCAATACCTGGTTCGCCTACGGCACCGAGATAGACGAGGACTCGATGCGCGAGGAGATGGCGAACGCGGCGGCCAACGGCGTCGAGCTCTTCGTCGTGGACGCCGGATGGTATGCCGGCGCCGGACGAGGCAGTGATTTCGATGCCGGTCTGGGAACGTGGCGCGTCGATCCGGTGAAGTTTCCGGAGGGGCTGCGCCCGCTGAGCGACTACGCCCACGACCTGGGACTCCGCTTCGGCATCTGGGTCGAGCCCGAGCGCGTCGATCAGAGCACCGTCGGACGACCCGGCCTGGCGCAGCAGTCCTGGCTCGCCACCAACAACGGCAACCCCGGCTCGTCGAGGAACCCGCAGATCTGCCTCGCCAGCGCCGCGGCCCGCGAGTGGGTGTTCGAACGCGTCTCGGAGCTGATCGATCAGTCGAACGCCGACTATCTGAAGTGGGACAACAACTCCTGGGTGAATTGCACGCGGAGCGGTCACGGCCACGCGGCGAGCGACGGCAACTTCTGGCACGTGAAGGGGCTCTACGAAGTGCTGGCGGCGCTGCGCGATCGATATCCCAACCTGCTCATCGAGAACTGCTCGCAGGGCGGGAATCGCGCCGATTTCGGGCTGCTGCGCTACAGCGACGTCGGGTGGATGGACGATCGCACCGGCCCGTCGGTCCACGTCCGGCACAACCTCCACGGATTGACGACGTTCTTTCCGCCGGCGTACCTGCTCTCGTTCGCGATCAGCCACGCGGGAGAGCCGCTGTCGGGGGCGCCCGATCTCGGGTTGTACCTGCGCAGCCGGATGCCCGGCATCCTCGGCCTGACGTATCGCGCGGCGGAGCTCAGCGAGGGCGATCAGTTCGATATGGCGCGTGAGATCGGCATCTACAAGTCGATCCGCGACATCCAGCGCGAGGCGAGCGCGATCCTGCTCAGCGCGCAGGCCGAGCCGGAGGGCGGTCCGGCGTGGGACGTCCTCGAGGAACTGTCGGCGTCGACCGGGGAGGCGGTGCTCTTCGCGTTTCAACAGGACCGCGCGATTCCCGCGGTGGCGGTCCAGCCGCGCGGCCTCACTGCCGAGGCGATCTACACGATCAGCCGGGCCAACGGTCTGGTTCTCGGATCCGCCCGGGGCGGCGACCTGATGCGCGACGGCATCACCATCGAAGAGTCGGCCGAGTCGGCCGGCCACGTGCTCGTGCTTCGTCCCGATCGTCCGCCGGCGGCGGCACGATCAATAGATCGGTCGAAGGGTCACGAATAG
- a CDS encoding amidohydrolase family protein, whose translation MRLTAAALAAALAVGSGAQAPVPAGRTTALVGGTLIDGFGGPPIQNSVVLIAGEKIAAVGRVGQLAVPQAAEVISTEGMTVLPGLWDMHVHTMIVGHADYGHWDKAYFNQFESVIMPAAAKQLLSAGVTSARDLGGPLEQSISVRDRINSGRIRGATLYVSGPFIQHEPYPNTEAYRWGVKGPDDGRAKVKQIAAAGVDVVKLIDQDQMTMDEVRAVVEEAHRHGKPVIAHSHRPEEIRVGLRAGVDGFEHTGLATAPAYPDDILGMIRERTGKMSLGPLFWTPTIEGLLNYEYLRDNPEALDDPAWQADLPAAIVADIKKSLEHVDRLPYFQLTAARRPTLAHKFKQLREAGVVQLIGTDSGIPMNFHTHSTWRELDAWVTVLGVDPMTAIRAATYWPSVAMNVDARVGTVSPGKDADVIAVRGDVLRYISLLQRVDVVVKRGVRYK comes from the coding sequence ATGCGGTTGACGGCTGCGGCATTGGCGGCGGCTCTTGCGGTCGGATCGGGCGCGCAGGCGCCGGTCCCGGCAGGCAGAACGACGGCGCTCGTCGGCGGGACGCTGATCGACGGTTTCGGCGGCCCGCCGATCCAGAACAGCGTCGTCCTCATTGCCGGCGAGAAGATCGCCGCCGTCGGCCGCGTCGGCCAGCTCGCCGTTCCGCAAGCGGCGGAGGTGATCTCGACCGAAGGCATGACGGTGCTCCCCGGCCTGTGGGACATGCACGTGCACACGATGATCGTCGGGCACGCCGACTACGGCCACTGGGACAAGGCGTACTTCAACCAGTTCGAGTCGGTGATCATGCCGGCCGCGGCGAAGCAGCTTCTCTCCGCCGGCGTGACCAGCGCGCGCGACCTCGGCGGTCCGCTCGAACAGAGCATCAGCGTCCGCGATCGGATCAACAGCGGCAGGATCCGCGGAGCCACGCTCTACGTGTCCGGCCCCTTCATCCAGCACGAGCCCTACCCGAACACCGAAGCGTATCGTTGGGGCGTCAAGGGGCCCGACGACGGCCGCGCCAAGGTCAAGCAGATCGCCGCCGCCGGCGTCGACGTCGTGAAACTGATCGACCAGGATCAGATGACGATGGACGAGGTGCGGGCGGTGGTGGAGGAAGCGCACCGCCACGGCAAGCCGGTGATCGCGCACTCGCATCGCCCGGAGGAGATCCGCGTCGGCCTGCGCGCCGGTGTCGACGGCTTCGAGCACACCGGCCTCGCTACCGCTCCGGCCTATCCCGACGACATCCTGGGGATGATCCGCGAGCGGACGGGGAAGATGAGTCTCGGCCCTTTGTTCTGGACGCCGACGATCGAGGGGCTGCTCAACTACGAATACCTGCGCGACAATCCCGAGGCGCTGGACGACCCGGCGTGGCAGGCGGATCTGCCGGCGGCGATCGTGGCGGACATCAAGAAGTCACTCGAGCACGTCGACCGGCTGCCGTACTTCCAGCTGACGGCGGCGCGGCGCCCGACGCTGGCGCACAAGTTCAAGCAGCTCCGCGAGGCGGGGGTGGTGCAGCTGATAGGCACGGACAGCGGCATCCCGATGAACTTCCATACGCACTCCACCTGGCGCGAGCTCGACGCGTGGGTCACGGTGCTCGGCGTCGACCCGATGACAGCGATCCGCGCGGCGACCTACTGGCCGTCGGTGGCGATGAACGTGGACGCGAGGGTCGGCACGGTCAGTCCGGGCAAGGACGCCGACGTCATTGCCGTCCGCGGGGACGTGCTGCGCTACATCTCGCTCCTGCAGCGCGTCGACGTCGTCGTCAAGCGCGGCGTACGCTACAAGTAG
- a CDS encoding polymer-forming cytoskeletal protein: MQNAARKGSTLVIRGEITAQEALTIAGQVDGTIDVAGHIVTVEEGAVVAADISAAAIVVCGRVQGTLAAATRIHLQSGAEVQGSLNAPRLAVEDGAVVQGKVLVEGQERATMVA; the protein is encoded by the coding sequence ATGCAGAACGCAGCGCGTAAGGGATCAACCCTCGTCATCCGCGGAGAGATTACGGCGCAGGAAGCGCTCACGATTGCCGGCCAGGTCGACGGCACCATCGACGTCGCCGGGCACATCGTGACCGTCGAGGAAGGGGCGGTCGTCGCAGCCGACATTTCCGCGGCGGCCATCGTGGTGTGCGGCAGGGTGCAGGGCACGTTGGCGGCGGCTACCCGGATTCACCTCCAGTCGGGCGCCGAGGTTCAGGGCAGTCTGAACGCGCCGCGGCTCGCCGTCGAAGACGGTGCCGTCGTCCAGGGGAAGGTGCTCGTCGAAGGACAGGAACGCGCCACAATGGTGGCGTGA
- a CDS encoding DUF72 domain-containing protein: protein MIHVGTAGWNIPRAHRGRFPEAGSQLQRYAARLNAAEINTSFYRPHAAAIYERWSAAVPAGFRFSVKVPKAITHERGLTRARDPLVRFLDEIAGLGRHLGPLLVQLPPSHAFESRRVGRFLELLRSRHDGAVVCEPRHVTWTTKTAEALLKRFRVARVAADPPRAAGLETPGGWTGIVYYRWHGSPRPYFSPYSLEQLRALAVKLSGCACDAWCVFDNTGSGSAAGNALDLRRLVA from the coding sequence GTGATCCATGTCGGCACCGCGGGGTGGAACATCCCGCGCGCCCACCGGGGGCGCTTTCCCGAAGCGGGATCTCAGCTGCAGCGGTACGCCGCCCGCCTGAACGCCGCCGAGATCAATACGTCGTTCTATCGCCCGCACGCCGCCGCCATCTACGAGCGCTGGTCGGCTGCGGTACCGGCGGGATTCCGCTTTTCCGTGAAAGTCCCCAAGGCGATCACGCACGAGCGCGGGCTGACGCGCGCCCGCGATCCGCTGGTGCGGTTCCTCGACGAAATCGCCGGCCTCGGCCGGCATCTCGGCCCGCTGCTCGTGCAGCTGCCGCCGTCGCATGCGTTCGAGTCGCGGCGGGTGGGGCGCTTCCTCGAGCTGCTGCGATCGCGTCACGATGGCGCAGTGGTCTGCGAGCCGCGGCATGTCACCTGGACGACGAAGACGGCGGAGGCGCTGTTGAAGAGGTTTCGCGTGGCGCGCGTGGCGGCGGACCCGCCGCGCGCCGCGGGACTGGAGACGCCGGGCGGGTGGACGGGGATCGTCTATTACCGCTGGCATGGATCGCCGCGCCCGTACTTCTCTCCCTACTCGCTGGAACAATTGCGCGCCCTCGCGGTCAAATTGTCCGGATGCGCGTGCGACGCCTGGTGCGTCTTCGACAATACGGGCTCGGGATCCGCCGCAGGCAACGCGCTCGACCTGCGCCGCCTGGTTGCGTGA
- a CDS encoding L,D-transpeptidase, translating into MRRRFAIPCAVVVAVAMPSAAVRAQAQAPAAPAAAVLTYRIEPLPKTAAELDKRFTPAQIELLEMLNRRDREHLVRADPPVPGLIVPEAWSPDPLAYSPFPATWPAAEAHPKVLLVHQPVQAFAAYEYGRLIRWGPVSTGRKETPTPEGAFHLTWRARSRRSTDNENWLLEWYFNFVNARGVSFHLFDLPGYPASHACVRLLLRDAQWLYGWGEQWTLDESKRTVTTTGTPVVIHGSYGYGSPAPWLSLDTLTVPLGLPALSIPGARSVNRRSGVPGLQIDASGARSAQRP; encoded by the coding sequence GTGAGGCGCCGGTTCGCGATCCCGTGCGCCGTCGTCGTTGCCGTTGCCATGCCGTCCGCCGCGGTGCGGGCGCAGGCGCAAGCGCCGGCCGCGCCGGCCGCCGCCGTCCTCACCTACCGCATCGAACCGCTGCCGAAGACGGCGGCGGAGCTCGACAAACGGTTCACGCCGGCGCAGATCGAACTGCTCGAGATGCTCAATCGGCGCGATCGCGAGCATCTCGTTCGCGCCGATCCGCCGGTGCCGGGGCTGATCGTGCCCGAGGCGTGGAGTCCCGATCCGCTCGCCTACAGCCCGTTCCCGGCGACGTGGCCGGCGGCGGAGGCGCATCCGAAGGTACTCCTCGTCCATCAGCCGGTGCAGGCGTTCGCCGCCTACGAGTACGGGCGTCTGATTCGCTGGGGACCGGTCAGCACCGGCCGCAAGGAGACGCCGACGCCGGAGGGAGCGTTCCACCTGACGTGGCGGGCCCGCAGCCGCCGATCGACGGACAACGAGAACTGGCTGCTCGAGTGGTACTTCAACTTCGTGAACGCGCGCGGCGTGTCGTTCCATCTGTTCGACCTGCCCGGCTATCCGGCGAGCCATGCGTGCGTGCGGCTGCTGCTGCGCGATGCGCAGTGGCTGTACGGGTGGGGAGAGCAGTGGACGCTGGATGAGTCGAAGCGCACCGTGACGACCACCGGCACGCCGGTCGTGATCCACGGCAGCTATGGGTACGGCAGCCCGGCGCCGTGGCTGTCGCTCGACACCCTCACCGTCCCCCTCGGTCTCCCTGCGCTGTCTATCCCCGGGGCCAGGTCTGTAAACCGGCGCTCCGGGGTGCCAGGTCTGCAGATCGACGCTTCCGGTGCCAGGTCTGCACAACGGCCTTGA
- a CDS encoding SLATT domain-containing protein yields the protein MLELARTLPRRLRMFQISIVDHVRLSFASVLAAYEGHAEAAARLARWNSYGKIVLLTLSGLAATTGTIALQGGSGWQKATAILTAVLFGCCAAYVALSQQPLMYGHRISAAKLWVVCEKYRALLAEMQEDAIDLPTLQERRTALLNEAATVLEQAAPDDRYTYEIARDALSGPKGKGYPDWLIDRYLPESLRKEPPTTAASPS from the coding sequence ATGCTCGAGCTGGCGCGGACCTTGCCTCGTCGCCTCCGCATGTTCCAGATCTCGATCGTGGATCACGTCCGTCTCAGCTTCGCCAGCGTGCTTGCGGCGTACGAAGGGCACGCGGAAGCCGCGGCCCGTCTCGCGCGCTGGAACTCATACGGCAAGATCGTGCTCCTGACGCTGTCCGGCCTGGCGGCGACGACCGGCACGATCGCGCTGCAAGGCGGCAGCGGCTGGCAGAAGGCGACGGCGATCCTGACCGCCGTCCTGTTCGGGTGCTGCGCGGCATACGTCGCGCTGAGTCAGCAGCCGCTGATGTACGGCCACCGGATCAGCGCGGCGAAGCTATGGGTGGTGTGCGAGAAGTACCGCGCGCTGCTCGCCGAGATGCAGGAGGACGCGATCGACCTGCCGACGCTGCAGGAACGCCGGACCGCGCTGCTCAACGAAGCGGCAACCGTGCTGGAGCAGGCAGCGCCCGACGATCGCTACACCTACGAGATCGCGCGGGACGCGCTGTCCGGACCGAAGGGCAAGGGCTATCCGGACTGGCTGATCGATCGCTACCTGCCCGAGTCGCTCCGCAAGGAGCCGCCGACGACCGCCGCCTCCCCCTCCTGA
- a CDS encoding alpha/beta fold hydrolase codes for MKQPTFIVLSAALAASVLPVSAQQPQQPQAPPAAAAAQRPQPRMDPERARRLYVSNDPADHGAGVNFDRQMQAKAETDRRYAEVAKGVVDFAKVTYRSSVGDLDIPAYLFQPLQKRGPKGHAALIWVHGGVHGDWSIAMWPFVKDAVARGYVVICPEYRGSTGYGREHYMKIDYGGYEVDDVMSAVDFLKTVPHVDQDRLGMMGWSHGGYITLFSVFRETTPIKAAAAIVPVTNLIFRLSYKGPGYQSSFSTQERIRGLPFEKQDEYIKRSPLYHVDKLKTPLLVHVATNDEDVNYVEDQQIVDALRSRKPELAETKTYVDPAPWGPSVGHAFSRRVDPQTLERVDSPEQIDSWNRTWVFFEWHLRPYEDRSKPAPPVRVR; via the coding sequence ATGAAGCAGCCCACGTTCATCGTGCTCTCCGCCGCTCTGGCGGCAAGCGTTCTCCCCGTATCCGCCCAGCAGCCGCAACAACCACAGGCTCCGCCCGCAGCCGCGGCCGCCCAGCGCCCGCAGCCCAGGATGGATCCCGAGCGGGCGCGCCGGCTCTACGTCAGCAACGATCCGGCGGACCACGGCGCCGGCGTGAACTTCGATCGGCAGATGCAGGCCAAGGCTGAGACCGATCGCCGCTACGCCGAGGTCGCCAAAGGAGTGGTGGACTTCGCGAAGGTCACCTACCGCAGCAGCGTCGGCGATCTCGACATCCCGGCGTACCTGTTCCAGCCGCTGCAGAAGCGCGGTCCGAAAGGGCATGCGGCTCTGATCTGGGTCCACGGCGGCGTGCACGGCGACTGGTCGATCGCCATGTGGCCGTTCGTCAAGGACGCCGTCGCCCGCGGCTACGTCGTCATCTGCCCCGAGTACCGCGGCAGCACCGGCTACGGCCGCGAGCACTACATGAAGATCGACTACGGCGGCTACGAGGTGGACGACGTGATGAGCGCGGTGGATTTCCTGAAGACGGTGCCGCACGTCGATCAGGACCGGCTCGGGATGATGGGATGGAGTCACGGCGGCTACATCACGCTGTTCTCGGTGTTCCGCGAGACCACCCCGATCAAGGCGGCGGCGGCAATCGTGCCGGTGACGAACCTGATATTCCGGCTGTCCTACAAGGGACCTGGCTATCAGTCGAGCTTTTCTACGCAGGAGCGGATTCGGGGGCTGCCGTTCGAGAAGCAGGACGAGTACATCAAGCGCTCGCCGCTGTATCACGTCGATAAACTGAAGACGCCGCTGCTCGTGCACGTCGCGACCAACGACGAAGACGTGAACTACGTCGAGGATCAGCAGATCGTCGACGCCCTCCGATCGCGCAAGCCGGAACTGGCGGAGACGAAGACCTACGTCGATCCGGCGCCGTGGGGCCCGAGCGTCGGCCACGCCTTCAGCCGCCGGGTCGATCCCCAGACGCTGGAGCGGGTCGACTCACCGGAACAGATCGATTCGTGGAACCGGACGTGGGTGTTCTTCGAGTGGCATCTGCGGCCCTACGAAGACCGCTCGAAGCCGGCGCCGCCGGTGCGGGTGAGATAG
- a CDS encoding penicillin acylase family protein has translation MRWLAAAVALSAAALAAQNSSDLRTLAAARLAQIEGELKVTGLKAPVQVVRDRWGVPHISAQSADDLFFAQGYVMAQDRLWQMEMWRRAAEGRLAEVVGPAALPRDRVTRLLKYRGPMDDSEWTSYHPDARRIFTAYVNGVNAFIAAHRDRLPIEFVVTGIVPEPWTIEQLVLRPPSFGDAAAELQLARNVARLGAAEANRLRNPDPPDTLVVPDGFDPAAISEEVIAAARVPANPPLEPLPQYRPSATDRRDDTAVSEPGSNNWVVGKSRSATGHPVVANDPHRDVTNPSLRYIVHLRAPGWNVAGAGEPPFVGVAIGHNERVAWGLTIVGTDQEDVYVESVNPANRNEVRFDGRWEPLRIVKDTIRVKGGDPIAVELKYSRHGPIFHEDSTRGLAYAVRRAAAEPGTAPYLAGLRLSQAKDCREFLDAAMHWKAPTENLICGDVDDNISWRPAALSPARKGWNGRLPVPGAGRYEWQGFRKDLPSELNPQRGYIATANHNINPPGYSPPLMFKTANTRFERITRLRQMLDGPPAKLTLEDHQRMQHDALSLRAIADLPLFRGWTSQDPAVERLRAEIAAWDGVYAGGSRAAALYETWRGGGDGGGRGRGTAGAPAPSTREEAEKRLQAMAQASSSPDRTWGRMHTRAFRHPLLRVFDLGPVERGGGAGTVAADGASYREIFDVADWDRSLVINVPGQSGQPGSPFYDNLLRMWADNQYFPLAFTAKAIESAAKYKLTLKP, from the coding sequence ATGAGGTGGCTTGCAGCGGCGGTTGCGCTGTCAGCGGCGGCACTCGCCGCGCAGAACTCGAGCGATCTCCGAACGCTTGCCGCGGCCAGGCTGGCGCAGATCGAGGGCGAGCTGAAGGTCACGGGCCTGAAGGCGCCGGTGCAGGTCGTGCGCGACAGGTGGGGCGTGCCGCACATCTCGGCGCAGTCCGCCGACGATCTGTTCTTCGCGCAGGGCTACGTCATGGCGCAGGACCGTCTGTGGCAGATGGAGATGTGGCGCCGCGCCGCGGAGGGGCGGCTGGCGGAAGTCGTCGGTCCGGCCGCCCTGCCCCGCGATCGCGTGACGCGGCTGCTCAAGTACCGCGGTCCGATGGACGACTCGGAGTGGACCAGCTATCACCCGGACGCACGCCGGATCTTCACGGCCTACGTCAACGGCGTGAATGCGTTCATCGCGGCACACCGGGACCGGCTGCCGATCGAATTCGTCGTCACCGGGATCGTCCCCGAGCCGTGGACGATCGAACAGCTCGTGCTGCGGCCGCCGTCGTTCGGCGACGCCGCGGCGGAGCTGCAGCTGGCGCGAAACGTGGCGCGGCTGGGCGCGGCCGAAGCGAACCGCCTCCGCAACCCCGATCCGCCGGACACCCTGGTCGTTCCGGATGGCTTCGACCCCGCGGCGATCTCGGAGGAGGTCATCGCCGCCGCACGCGTGCCGGCAAACCCGCCGCTGGAGCCGCTGCCGCAATACCGGCCCTCCGCGACCGACCGCCGCGACGACACGGCCGTGAGCGAGCCGGGCAGCAACAACTGGGTGGTCGGCAAGTCACGTTCGGCCACCGGCCATCCCGTCGTGGCCAACGATCCGCATCGTGACGTGACGAACCCGTCCCTGCGCTACATCGTCCACCTGCGGGCGCCGGGCTGGAACGTCGCCGGGGCGGGAGAGCCGCCGTTCGTGGGCGTGGCGATCGGCCACAACGAGCGGGTGGCGTGGGGGCTCACGATCGTCGGCACCGATCAGGAAGACGTCTATGTGGAGTCGGTGAATCCCGCGAATCGGAACGAGGTTCGCTTCGACGGCCGGTGGGAGCCGCTGAGGATCGTGAAGGACACCATCCGCGTCAAAGGCGGCGATCCGATTGCCGTCGAACTGAAATACAGCCGCCACGGTCCGATCTTCCATGAGGACTCGACGCGCGGTCTCGCCTACGCCGTGCGGCGCGCCGCCGCCGAACCAGGCACGGCGCCGTATCTCGCCGGCCTGCGCCTCTCCCAGGCGAAGGACTGCCGCGAGTTCCTCGACGCCGCGATGCACTGGAAGGCGCCGACCGAGAATCTGATCTGCGGCGACGTGGACGACAACATCTCGTGGCGCCCGGCTGCCCTGTCGCCGGCACGCAAGGGCTGGAACGGCCGGCTGCCCGTGCCCGGCGCCGGGCGGTACGAATGGCAAGGGTTCAGGAAAGATCTGCCATCGGAGTTGAATCCCCAGCGCGGTTACATCGCGACCGCCAATCACAACATCAATCCGCCCGGGTACTCGCCGCCGCTCATGTTCAAGACGGCGAACACGCGGTTCGAGCGCATTACCCGCCTGCGGCAGATGCTCGACGGGCCTCCGGCAAAGCTGACGCTGGAGGATCACCAACGGATGCAGCACGACGCCTTGTCGCTGCGCGCGATCGCGGATCTGCCGCTGTTCCGCGGATGGACGTCACAGGACCCCGCAGTCGAACGCCTGCGCGCGGAGATTGCCGCATGGGACGGCGTGTACGCCGGCGGCAGCCGTGCGGCAGCGCTGTACGAGACGTGGCGCGGCGGCGGCGATGGCGGCGGCCGGGGTCGCGGCACGGCAGGCGCGCCCGCGCCGTCGACGCGTGAAGAGGCCGAGAAGCGGCTCCAGGCGATGGCGCAGGCGAGCAGCAGCCCGGACCGCACCTGGGGCCGGATGCACACGCGCGCGTTCAGGCACCCGCTGCTGCGCGTGTTCGATCTCGGCCCGGTGGAGCGCGGCGGCGGCGCCGGCACCGTCGCCGCCGACGGCGCGTCGTACCGGGAGATCTTCGACGTCGCGGACTGGGATCGATCGCTCGTGATCAACGTCCCCGGCCAGTCCGGCCAGCCGGGCAGCCCGTTCTACGACAACCTGTTGAGGATGTGGGCGGACAACCAGTACTTCCCGCTCGCGTTCACGGCGAAGGCGATTGAGAGCGCGGCGAAGTACAAGCTGACGTTGAAACCGTGA